One Manihot esculenta cultivar AM560-2 chromosome 18, M.esculenta_v8, whole genome shotgun sequence genomic window carries:
- the LOC110606048 gene encoding uncharacterized protein LOC110606048 — translation MARKVKLVCSFSYKRTTLIVCSINIFVALYVLRSLYGSLYIYSHDDLNNVVNYTPDQISMMEESIQIRRAKQPLQLVKMVKKLYKELKRDEEVVELPRDVRQKIADEILQRLRSLKANANITEQREAIESWRKEKLHEVKQLIHGTGGLNSTILQEEARMLVRALDSDFAVLSENIGLWIPVEIISQEHDDKPEGEEDTEEEILPGRPLPPECHAELHTDYDGAAVRWGLTHHKESAADCCQACLDQAKRAKPGRKKCNIWVYCPSEMGCHSPDIYKHKNQECWLKYAEKPRLNFKDRYPESYRNSHPKAPLIVPWVSGVVNA, via the exons ATGGCGAGGAAAGTGAAATTGGTATGCTCGTTCTCGTACAAGAGAACCACTCTTATAGTTTGCTCCATCAACATTTTTGTTGCTCTTTACGTTCTTCGCTCTCTCTACGGCTCACTTTATATTTACTCCCATGATGATTTAAATAATG TTGTAAATTATACACCGGATCAGATTAGTATGATGGAAGAATCAATTCAGATACGAAGAGCCAAACAGCCTCTACAGCTTGTTAAAATG GTTAAGAAACTTTACAAGGAGCTTAAGAGAGATGAAGAGGTGGTTGAATTGCCTAGGGATGTCAGACAGAAGATAGCTGATGAGATTTTGCAGCGGTTGAGAAGCTTGAAAGCGAACGCCAACATCACTGAGCAGCGAG AAGCTATTGAAAGCTGGCGCAAAGAAAAGCTGCACGAAGTCAAACAGTTGATTCATGGAACAGGAGGACTAAATTCAACTATTCTGCAGGAAGAAGCCA GGATGCTAGTAAGAGCCTTGGACTCTGATTTTGCTGTGCTGTCGGAAAACATTGGCCTTTGGATACCTGTTGAAATCATTAGCCAGGAGCATGATGATAAGCCAGAGGGTGAAGAAGATACTG AGGAAGAAATTTTGCCTGGCAGGCCACTTCCACCTGAATGCCATGCTGAGCTTCATACTGATTATGATGGTGCAGCTGTAAGATGGGGTCTTACACACCATAAAGAAAGTGCAGCTGACTGCTGTCAAGCTTGCTTAGATCAGGCAAAACGTGCAAAGCCAGGTAGAAAGAAATGCAATATATGGGTCTATTGCCCTTCGGAGATGGGATGCCATTCACCTGACatctataaacataaaaatcagGAATGCTGGCTGAAATAT GCTGAAAAACCAAGATTGAATTTTAAGGACAGGTATCCCGAATCATATAGAAACTCCCACCCAAAGGCACCATTGATTGTTCCCTGGGTCTCAGGTGTTGTTAATGCATGA
- the LOC110605973 gene encoding uncharacterized protein LOC110605973: MWGLGGRYYWGRREKKREGIVVVFAWMSSQEKHVKSYVDLYSSLGWDSLVCHAQFLNMFFPEKAEALAFDIFNILVEELKMKACPLVLASFSGGPKACMYKVLQIIEGKCEFQLNLDDCRLIRDCISGYIYDSSPVDFTSDLGRRFLVHPSVLKISHTPSVLSWMANVISDGFDAVFLNRFESQRAEYWQTLYSSVSMGAPYLILCSESDELASYQVICNFTQRLQELGGDIKLVTMSGSPHVGHYRVYPIDYRVAVTELLGKATAVYSQRIQHLEGERMGVEGTHDEISEPIGDLRKAATSPNQSFWGVTIQPSDHFFTPSSVGYYEGRDVGSLQDEQKEGVIHLHSSPSTNAHGVLGQFLFDVCVPKNVEDWDIRSSTSSSNRPYTSSRRHASFNPIKCIRRSRL, from the exons ATGTGGGGATTAGGAGGGAGATATTACTGGgggagaagagaaaagaaaagggaaggGATAGTGGTGGTATTTGCTTGGATGTCTAGCCAAGAGAAGCATGTGAAGAGCTACGTAGATCTCTACTCGTCGCTTGGCTGGGATTCTCTTGTTTGTCACGCCCAATTCCTCAATAT GTTCTTTCCCGAGAAGGCTGAAGCTTTAGCATTTGATATTTTCAACATACTTGTTGAG GAGCTAAAAATGAAGGCATGTCCTCTGGTCCTTGCATCCTTTTCTGGAGGTCCAAAAGCCTGTATGTACAAGGTTCTTCAG ATTATTGAGGGAAAATGTGAATTTCAACTGAATTTG GATGACTGCCGACTGATTAGGGACTGTATTTCGGGCTATATCTATGATTCTAGTCCAGTGGATTTTACAAGTGATCTGGGGAGACGATTTCTTGTTCACCCATCTGTTCTTAAAATCTCCCATACACCAAGTGTATTGTCATGGATGGCAAATGTCATTAGTGATGGTTTTGATGCAGTCTTCCTCAACAGGTTTGAATCACAGCGAGCTGAGTATTGGCAGACGCTGTACTCTTCTGTT AGCATGGGGGCTCCTTATCTTATTTTGTGTTCAGAAAGTGATGAGCTTGCTTCATATCAAGTTATTTGCAATTTCACTCAAAGACTTCAAGAGCTTGGGGGTGATATAAAGCTTGTGACAATGAGTGGCTCTCCTCACGTAG GTCACTATCGGGTTTATCCAATTGACTACAGGGTTGCAGTGACTGAGCTCCTTGGCAAGGCTACTGCAGTATATTCCCAAAGAATTCAACACCTTGAAGGAGAAAGAATGGGTGTAGAGGGCACACATGATGAGATTTCTGAACCAATTGGTGACCTTCGGAAAGCAGCTACCAGTCCAAACCAAAGCTTTTGGGGAGTTACTATCCAACCAAGTGACCATTTCTTCACACCAAGCTCAGTGGGGTATTATGAGGGTAGAGATGTTGGTTCTCTGCAAGATGAACAAAAGGAAGGTGTGATTCATTTGCATAGCTCACCAAGTACTAATGCACATGGAGTTCTTGGTCAATTCCTTTTCGATGTCTGCGTTCCAAAGAACGTTGAAGATTGGGATATAAGGTCATCAACATCGTCGAGTAATCGACCATATACTTCTAGTCGGAGGCATGCTTCGTTTAATCCCATCAAATGCATACGTCGTTCAAGATTGTAA
- the LOC110605974 gene encoding putative dihydroflavonol 4-reductase, with amino-acid sequence MKVLVTGASGYLGGRLCRGLLEKGHSVRALVRRTSDLSALPSSSTDGDFELAYGDVTDYRSLLDAFSGCSIIFHAAALVEPWLPDPSKFFLVNVGGLKNVLQAAREQTIQKIIYTSSFFALGPTDGHVADESQAHPEKVFCSEYERSKAMADKIALQAAADGVPIVVVYPGVIYGPGKLSTGNIVAQLLIERFQGRLPGYIGNGNDRFSFSHVDDVVQGHIAAMDKGQLGERFLLTGENASFMHVFNIAAIITETSKPRFNIPLWVIKAYGWLLVFFCRLTGKLPLISPPTVYVLSRQWAYSCEKAKAELDYNPRSLQEGLKEVLPWLKSLGVIKY; translated from the exons ATGAAAGTGCTGGTGACTGGCGCTTCCGGTTACTTAGGTGGGAGACTCTGTCGCGGACTTCTGGAAAAAGGCCACTCTGTCCGCGCCTTGGTCCGTCGCACCAGCGATCTCTCCGCCCTCCCTTCGTCCTCCACCGATGGTGATTTCGAGCTTGCCTACGGTGATGTAACCGACTACCGGTCTCTTCTGGATGCCTTCTCTGGTTGCTCCATCATCTTCCACGCCGCCGCTCTCGTTGAACCCTGGCTACCCGATCCTTCTAAATTCTTCTTG GTTAATGTAGGGGGATTGAAGAACGTGTTGCAGGCAGCTAGAGAACAGACAATCCAGAAGATTATCTACACGTCGTCGTTTTTCGCCCTTGGACCGACTGATGGACACGTTGCTGATGAGAGCCAA GCGCATCCCGAGAAAGTTTTCTGTTCGGAGTACGAGAGGTCCAAAGCGATGGCAGATAAAATTGCACTACAAGCTGCTGCCGATGGGGTGCCAATAGTGGTGGTTTACCCCGGTGTCATATATGGTCCAGGCAAGCTTAGTACGGGTAATATTGTGGCTCAGTTG CTGATTGAGCGCTTTCAAGGCCGTTTACCTGGATACATAGGCAACGGAAATGATAGATTTTCTTTCAGTCATGTTGATGATGTAGTACAAGGACATATAGCAGCAATGGACAAAGGTCAATTGGGAGAAAGATTCCTACTAACAGGAGAAAATGCATCATTCATGCATGTTTTCAATATAGCTGCCATCATTACTGAAACAAGCAAGCCGAGATTTAACATTCCTTTATGGGTGATTAAGGCTTATGGGTGGTTGCTGGTTTTTTTCTGTCGACTTACAGGAAAGCTTCCTCTTATTAGTCCACCG ACGGTGTATGTTCTAAGTCGCCAATGGGCATATTCTTGCGAGAAGGCAAAAGCAGAGCTGGATTATAATCCTCGAAGCTTGCAGGAAGGGCTAAAGGAGGTGCTTCCGTGGTTGAAAAGCTTAGGGGTCATAAAATATTGA